The Plasmodium knowlesi strain H genome assembly, chromosome: 14 genome has a segment encoding these proteins:
- a CDS encoding SICAvar, type I: MAKPAGSGSDLFKAWLRERMSAARAAQGGAAGAPLAADGITEELRKSLEAAWNELKDSLTNAGVQEIKDLCGVQFAKGVEEVEGDGERRFRNEYVKDLCAGLMGIRYFMSGITELGGGSRNVKVEKNLTQGQWFARCTVGMMALSEIYGDHCKLDIVLRQMGNKVEGNLRSQLNGSSEGMISKCEGEVDPTALMIGRTVLGNKIKDWVHSNRGGGGNSPWRVRNLWKNKWKFVCPHERGQITPEERRQKLNENKNTMAQFMSLGNTQSSASQESTIADILGDPDNKYTFKEETLKKVFMDTMQNDGTSGPNSFDVDRALQKIEDVSQTTVADVCMKNEKGNFCERLQCAQKHWELNNTDKQRKFWDNNVQEKLKSLFSAASISNDGNAAAICNGPSMDNANKEACTHMAKLLNHMYTSTNGNNKYSDQIIHCLLLKAYAKKLKDEAQNKGLCDISDGIEKAFTNAATGKSGTVVPCKWDEADYEKCEITTNGPNGTTNEKVKEEVVKLFPQNDQTQDPKIQETLANFNKGNSLCERVKCALNWYKNNKKNGQAAPEWEEVWNKVKEDVTSLGNAMSNNTDNKLDDHCSDLSNKQKEVCLLFAKGLDHMYENTNTDGNDAMKLFKRTMMCAALNAYANKLKADAQNKTSSGKGSCDIKEGISKAFGASKNIMEKGKPTCQGSNNPGCFQCTWEEDKFGECKINTNGTTGHSEEKVEEKLKTMIDEDDKIGLKESLDKICLECLDKGQLCDRAQCVSERWVENGKTQNGGSGVDRTWDNLWKTGNGLGKELEELSGKMKAKKGEAEKHCSELGNGDNKEACMLIAAGLKSIYEITANADSTGKITKKALEDQLFKRTMQCVLLNAFADKLEQLPCKDEKKVTNAITHAFTTKNSAIKGDVSTCTKDGDKCFTCSRYNTLASCQIGEKGKETKNVNTEVQPMLEKNETLKNQSLEKKICKPCKEDNFCKNLTCVANKWAERKYGSSTGNVTWDEMKSDFEAELESLLEDMKDKRGDVAKYCDGSGGAGWEDGPASDANEAACKLVAAGLQHISSIQKKYEGEEENPYDNQEFKQFASCLMLKAVIQKMKEESNFCNIEPGINRAFDFADVIKEEHCTNDKPCIECKFKDSYDDCNIGSNGTDEVKPTLEALLKDNSYKSTIDTTLEPITKTDQKETPLCSRLQCLASRVEAHNGGSQAEKFWKEEVRDLWKDLSAAMTKTKGNDQTGSGCESMDNGSGTATKPPTKPPTRPATGPEKKACNYLHAGLKHLYTTTPSAPSTSGTGNPVLDNPLLKQTVGCLLLHAYAKKMKEDSKCVIDSGIEKAFKAFNDINNANCNGKGQCVPCPWNEDDYDNCQITITGTSDGTTQTPVTEKLAHVQGEINTIAEGDLKNINDISTLCDYIKCAGPKWFKNKKETNNNSTQSWCDFWDNPVKTALTELFNKIESEGKKNNNGVCKAFGDDNPDSVERKACNHITAGLQHIKEISGNDQLLHQAVDCIALNMYADEIITRSNDKCPIGEDKITQMFEKWNKNHNSPCSGSGANNNGCFECTRQPNFSSCELSVDSSLVDKTTNGNCIDKDKRDNVQTEINKLLNEDKNQSQPNSTIKSNITTTLTTITEMTSSFCTQLQCAAKKWKSAKNKITNGKASGQSTDVNWDALKTDIGKELNELLEYMTKSENQNAVTQYCKDNDAKWNNFGHKERKTNKAACLLFAAGLQHIYKNSTKGPVKGPSFEQTMGCLFLKEYAKQLQAMANKKKQGNSWVHPLCDIEDGITHAFEKSEEIMNATSSCKTSGTNDCFVCKQNDVYETCQIGDDKIGEKVDKLFKDDQKQTHMQQTLENTVCPILLTDLLTPFLPLAPVSIGLSAMAYYLWKYFGPLGKGGPRFRRSPAEIRGPSVQEQVLDHVEEAGPHEYRLVKERKPRSAPTRTKRSGPVNRRTIIEIHFEVLDECQKGDTQLNQKDFLELLVQEFMGSEFMEEEEQVSKEEVLMEGVPMENVPMERVPSLASGFMV, translated from the exons ATGGCGAAACCGGCAGGATCGGGCAGTGATCTTTTCAAGGCATGGCTGCGGGAGCGAATGAGTGCGGCGCGGGCAGCGCAGGGGGGTGCCGCGGGTGCTCCATTAGCGGCAGACGGAATTAca GAGGAATTACGGAAGAGTTTGGAAGCAGCATGGAATGAACTGAAGGATTCTTTGACGAATGCAGGGGTGCAGGAAATAAAGGATCTATGCGGCGTGCAGTTCGCGAAGGGCGTGGAGGAGGTGGAAGGCGACGGGGAAAGACGTTTTCGGAATGAATATGTCAAGGATCTATGTGCGGGTTTAATGGGCATTCGTTACTTCATGAGTGGTATAACGGAATTGGGGGGTGGGAGTAGGAATGTAAAGGTCGAAAAGAATCTCACGCAAGGTCAATGGTTTGCTCGCTGTACCGTCGGTATGATGGCTCTGTCGGAAATTTACGGGGATCATTGTAAATTGGATATAGTTCTGCGGCAAATGGGAAATAAAGTGGAGGGTAACCTAAGGAGTCAGTTGAATGGCAGCAGCGAAGGAATGATCAGTAAGTGCGAAGGAGAAGTAGATCCTACGGCTTTAATGATTGGTAGAACAGTTCTTGGTAATAAAATCAAAGATTGGGTACACAGCAatagggggggaggggggaattCCCCATGGAGGGTGAGGAATttgtggaaaaataaatggaagtTCGTCTGCCCCCATGAAAGAGGACAAATAACTCCGGAAGAGAGAAGGCAGAagttaaatgaaaataagaaCACTATGGCACAATTTATGAGTCTGGGCAACACTCAAAGTAGTGCTAGTCAAGAATCTACGATAGCCGATATACTAGGAGATCCTGACAATAAATACACATTCAAAGAGGAAACACTGAAAAAAGTATTTATGGATACAATGCAGAACGATGGTACTAGTGGTCCTAACTCCTTCGATGTGGACAGAGCATTACAGAAGATAGAGGATGTATCCCAGACAACAGTAG CCGATGTATGcatgaagaatgaaaaaggaaatttttgtgAGCGCTTGCAATGTGCACAAAAACATTGGGAATTGAATAACACGGATAAGCAG AGGAAATTCTGGGACAACAACGTCCAGGAGAAGCTGAAGAGTCTCTTCTCTGCTGCGTCCATTAGTAATGATGGCAACGCTGCTGCCATTTGCAACGGCCCTTCTATGGATAATGCAAATAAAGAAGCTTGCACTCACATGGCAAAATTGTTGAATCACATGTACACAAGCACAAATGGCAATAACAAATATTCTGATCAAATTATTCATTGTCTTCTGTTAAAAGcatatgctaaaaaattaaaagacgAAGCACAGAACAAAGGGCTTTGTGACATAAGCGATGGAATAGAAAAAGCTTTCACAAATGCTGCGACTGGTAAGAGTGGTACTGTTGTTCCATGTAAATGGGATGAAGCTGACTATGAGAAATGCGAAATTACCACAAATGGCCCAAATGGCACCACCAATGagaaagtaaaggaagaagtggttAAATTGTTCCCGCAGAACGACCAAACGCAGGACCCCAAAATACAAGAAACCTTGGCTAACTTCAATAAGGGAAATTCCTTATGTGAACGAGTAAAATGTGCATTGAATTGGTATAAGAACAACAAGAAGAATGGGCAGGCGGCGCCTGAGTGG GAGGAAGTATGGAATAAAGTCAAAGAGGATGTCACCTCACTTGGGAACGCCATGTCTAACAATACAGACAACAAATTAGATGACCACTGCAGTGACCTCAGCAACAAGCAAAAAGAAGTATGTCTCCTCTTTGCAAAAGGATTAGACCACATGTACGAAAATACAAATACTGACGGCAATGATGCTATGAAGTTGTTTAAAcgaactatgatgtgcgcagcattAAATGCTTATGCAAATAAATTGAAAGCGGACGCGCAGAATAAAACGAGTAGCGGAAAAGGGAGCTGCGACATAAAGGAGGGCATAAGTAAGGCCTTTGGAGCAAGTAAAAACattatggaaaaaggaaaacctaCATGCCAAGGTTCTAACAATCCTGGTTGTTTTCAATGCACATGGGAAGAAGATAAATTTGGTGAatgcaaaattaacacaaatggcacAACTGGCCACAGTGAGGAGaaggtggaggaaaaattgaagacaATGATTGACGAGGACGATAAGATAGGACTGAAGGAATCTTtagacaaaatat GTTTAGAGTGTCTGGATAAGGGCCAATTATGTGATCGTGCACAGTGTGTATCTGAAAGATGGGTAGAAAACGGGAAAACGCAGAATGGCGGAAGTGGGGTCGACCGCActtgg GATAACTTATGGAAAACGGGCAATGGTTTAGGGAAGGAATTAGAGGAACTCTCGGGGAAGATGAAAGCGAAGAAAGGAGAGGCTGAGAAACACTGCAGTGAACTTGGGAATGGGGATAATAAAGAAGCATGTATGCTTATTGCTGCAGGTTTAAAGAGTATTTATGAAATTACTGCAAATGCAGATTCAACGGGGAAGATCACAAAGAAGGCATTAGAGGACCAATTATTTAAACGTACCATgcaatgtgttttattaaatgctttTGCTGATAAATTAGAACAACTTCCATGTAAGGATGAGAAGAAAGTAACAAATGCAATAACCCACGCTTTTACGACGAAGAATAGTGCTATTAAGGGCGACGTTTCTACGTGCACAAAAGATGGTGATAAATGTTTTACGTGTAGTAGGTATAACACCCTCGCCAGTTGCCAAATTGGCGAGAAAGGTAAGGAAACGAAGAATGTAAATACGGAAGTACAACCCATGCTAGAGAAAAATGAGACACTCAAGAATCAATCtctggagaagaaaatat GTAAACCATGTAAAGAGGAtaacttttgcaaaaatcTTACATGTGTAGCAAACAAATGGGCAGAAAGGAAGTACGGAAGTTCAACCGGAAACGTTACCTGG gatgaaATGAAGAGTGATTTTGAAGCAGAGTTAGAATCACTGCTGGAAGACATGAAGGATAAACGGGGTGATGTTGCTAAATACTGCGACGGCAGTGGCGGCGCCGGCTGGGAGGACGGCCCTGCCAGCGATGCTAACGAAGCCGCTTGCAAGCTTGTTGCAGCAGGGCTGCAACATATTTCGAGCATTCAAAAGAAATAtgagggggaggaggaaaaccCCTATGATAACCAAGAGTTTAAACAATTTGCTTCCTGTTTAATGTTAAAAGCTgtcatacaaaaaatgaaagaagagagCAACTTCTGCAACATAGAACCCGGCATAAACAGGGCATTCGATTTTGCAGACGTCATTAAAGAGGAACATTGCACGAATGATAAACCTTGCATTGAATGCAAGTTCAAGGACAGCTATGATGATTGCAATATTGGCAGTAATGGCACTGACGAAGTAAAGCCTACATTGGAAGCATTACTCAAGGATAATAGTTATAAGTCCACAATTGACACCACCCTGGAACCAATAACTAAAACAGACCAAAAGGAGACACCCCTCTGTAGTCGTCTACAGTGTCTAGCATCTCGAGTGGAAGCACATAATGGAGGAAGTCAAGCG GAAAAATTCTGGAAGGAGGAAGTCAGGGACCTGTGGAAAGACCTGTCCGCAGCAATGACGAAGACAAAGGGTAATGACCAAACCGGAAGTGGATGTGAGAGCATGGATAATGGCAGTGGCACTGCCACTAAACCTCCCACTAAACCTCCCACTAGACCTGCCACGGGccctgaaaagaaggcatgcaattatttgcatgccggcttaaaACATCTGTATACGACGACGCCGTCGGCGCCGTCGACGTCAGGAACTGGTAATCCTGTTTTggacaacccactgttgaaacaaacagtgggttgtttattacttcacgcttatgcaaagaaaatgaaagaagactCAAAATGTGTCATTGATTCTGGTATAGAGAAGGCATTTAAGGCATTTAATGATATTAATAATGCTAATTGCAATGGCAAGGGACAATGTGTCCCTTGCCCATGGAATGAAGACGACTATGACAACTGCCAAATTACTATAACTGGCACATCTGACGGAACCACCCAAACGCCAGTAACGGAAAAGTTAGCACATGTTCAGGGCGAAATTAACACCATCGCAGAGGGCGACCTAAAGAACATAAATGACATATCCACTTTATGCGATTATATTAAATGCGCCGGACCCAAGTGgttcaaaaacaaaaaagagacTAATAATAACTCTACGCAGagttgg tgtgacttttgggataACCCTGTTAAGACAGCACTGACGGAGTTGTTTAACAAGATCGAGtctgaaggaaagaaaaacaataaTGGTGTATGCAAAGCATTCGGTGATGATAATCCTGATAGtgtcgaaagaaaagcatgtaatcatatcacagcaggtttaCAACACATTAAGGAAATTAGTGGTAATGACCAACTGCTCCATCAAGCAGTTgattgtattgctcttaacatgtatgCTGATGAAATAATTACCAGGTCGAATGATAAATGCCCCATTGGTGAGGATAAAATAACACAAATgtttgaaaaatggaataaaaatcaTAATTCTCCGTGTTCTGGTAGTGGTGCTAATAATAATggttgttttgaatgcacaaGACAACCAAACTTTAGTAGTTGCGAACTTAGTGTTGACAGCTCTTTGGTGGATAAAACAACAAATGGAAATTGCATTGATAAAGACAAAAGAGATAATGTCCAAACTGAAATAAACAAACTCCTCAACGAAGACAAAAACCAATCCCAACCCAACTCTACCATTAAATCCAACATAACAACCACCTTAACTACTATCACTGAAATgacctcttctttctgtactcaactccaatgcgcagcaaagaaatggaaatcaGCAAAGAACAAAATCACAAATGGAAAGGCAAGTGGACAAAGCACCGATGTGAACTGG gatgCCTTGAAGACTGACATCGGAAAGGAATTAAATGAACTTTTAGAATATATGACGAAGTCTGAAAATCAGAATGCAGTTACCCAATACTGCAAAGACAACGACGCtaaatggaataattttggccataaagaaaggaaaacaaataaagcagcttgtctgctttttgctgcaggactgcagcatatatataaaaatagcaCGAAGGGCCCTGttaagggcccatcgtttgaacaaacgatgggttgtttatttcttaaagagtatgcaaaacaattgcaaGCAATggcaaataagaagaaacaaggaaatagttgggtacatcctctttgtgacatagagGATGGTATAACACatgcttttgaaaaaagtgaagaaattatGAATGCAACATCTTCATGCAAAACTAGTGGTACTAATgattgttttgtgtgcaaacAAAACGACGTTTATGAAACTTGCCAAATTGGCGATGACAAAATAGGAGAAAAAGTTGATAAATTGTTCAAAGACGATCAGAAACAAACccatatgcaacaaacattagagaatacagtctgtcccatccttcttacggatctccttaccccttttcttcctttggctcctgtctctattggtctttctgctatggcttattacctttggaag tattttggtccgcttggtaaaggaggaccacgtttcagaagatctcctgctgaaatacGCGGTCCATCGGtgcaggaacaagtcctcgatcatgtggaagaagctggtccacatgaatatcgattagtgaaggaacgaaaacctcgttctgctccaacgagaacaaaacgttctggtcccgtgaatcgccgcacgattattgaaattcattttgaagtgttggatgaatgtcaaaaaggggacacacaattgaaccagaaggattttctggaacttttggttcaagagttcatgggatcggaatttatggaagaagaagaacaggtttctaaggaagaggttcttatggaaggggttcctatggaaaatgttccaatggaacgtgttccaagtttagcttccgggtttatggtttag
- a CDS encoding SICAvar, type I (fragment) has protein sequence MVDGVGGPASADACSGGQSDAERKASEDTRTKLKDAWDDKLKELREKWQKEQSLNALSQGGSGTPVPVGFIPPDVKSKADEMLEDLGTYLDLLNHSQTAADACAELTGRYKGETSDVKKVCTVLVKVVNWMGGLTANGVEKKNKISEQNWVQYLRCVIGYEVILRTLTKKCKAQRMLKIISDTMEKGGSKPTGPNVSSICPWVKLEDIGDNEGSIGNEVQKWLNKAKGGSSGGGIRGFDNIVAWYRCTEKEEEEEKAKQKAQTCQSDRIMDLMKGGMSHQLNVLVDPIAAANDCIEKAENNGKDRALCNRLKCIEEYLQETTTTPATTAAATEQSGKRETEHIEDDDDGKKFGGAVGGSGTGSGGGAGGTKPMWQAWLEKWLQQNGATVTNGVVSGKSITEKLWEDLKSTYDAFVEEVGTQESFEISKLCETTGKFAPQGGYESGVKTLCQAILKIRYFMSGVKTKRRGQTHDKRLIDHPVRIEGNMPPGETFKRCIVGMVGLWDIYQDHCKLGDVIQKVQADVDKKLVDHLKGQYRANLNMCRSITPEGLTIGRTVLGDRIKQWARHDRGEAEEHNTVGKLVGRQSRANRWVGGALYLGEAMCPKEEDARREAREDNMKVMAQFISLPSTTQDGGNSSKHSVLDVLMNDNIRIPDSTLENVLPGIMDTTTGKVDLDKLNKAIEKIEKDAGTALKGGQCKDIEGLCGRAQCAGNQWFKDRGKDGTVDKEKNYRKINIGCIRRKFSKEGM, from the exons ATGGTGGACGGAGTAGGAGGACCAGCATCAGCTGATGCATGCTCCGGTGGGCAGAGCGATgcagaaagaaaagcaaGTGAAGATACGAGGACAAAATTGAAGGATGCATGGGACGATAAGTTAAAAGaattaagggaaaaatggcaaaaggaGCAATCATTGAATGCGCTTTCCCAGGGTGGTAGTGGGACTCCAGTCCCAGTCGGATTCATTCCG CCTGATGTGAAGAGTAAAGCGGATGAAATGTTGGAGGACCTGGGGACGTACTTAGATTTGTTAAATCACTCTCAGACTGCCGCAGATGCATGTGCAGAACTAACTGGCAGGTATAAGGGAGAAACGAGCGATGTGAAGAAAGTGTGCACTGTATTAGTAAAAGTAGTTAACTGGATGGGGGGACTAACTGCGAATGGAgttgagaagaaaaataagatATCCGAACAGAATTGGGTGCAATATTTAAGATGTGTAATAGGTTATGAAGTTATATTAAGAACACTGACGAAGAAGTGTAAAGCACAGCGGATGCTGAAAATTATATCTGATACAatggaaaaggggggcaGTAAACCCACCGGGCCAAATGTAAGTAGTATATGTCCTTGGGTCAAATTGGAAGATATTGGAGATAATGAGGGGTCCATTGGGAATGAAGTCCAGAAATGGTTAAATAAGGCAAAGGGGGGTTCCAGTGGGGGGGGCATTCGGGGGTTCGATAATATAGTAGCATGGTATAGGTGTacagagaaggaggaagaggaggagaaggcgAAACAGAAGGCACAAACTTGCCAAAGTGATAGAATTATGGATTTAATGAAAGGAGGAATGTCACATCAATTAAATGTATTAGTCGATCCAATAGCAGCGGCTAATGATTGTATCGAGAAAGCGGAGAATAACGGCAAAGACAGAGCACTTTGCAATCGCTTAAAATGTATTGAAGAATACTTGCAGGAAACGACAACAACACCTGCAACGACAGCAGCAGCAACCGAACAGTcgggaaaaagagaaaccgAACACATCGAAGACGACGAcgacggaaaaaaatt CGGTGGTGCCGTTGGCGGTAGTGGTACCGGTAGTGGTGGTGGTGCCGGTGGTACGAAGCCCATGTGGCAAGCATGGTTAGAGAAGTGGTTACAGCAGAATGGGGCCACTGTTACCAATGGTGTGGTCAGTGGGAAGAGCATTACT GAAAAATTATGGGAAGATCTGAAGTCAACGTATGATGCCTTTGTGGAGGAAGTTGGTACCCAAGAATCCTTCGAAATAAGCAAACTCTGTGAAACTACGGGGAAATTCGCTCCTCAGGGGGGATATGAAAGTGGTGTGAAGACACTATGCCAGGCCATACTTAAAATAAGATATTTCATGAGTGGAGTGAAAACGAAGAGGCGGGGGCAAACGCACGACAAGAGACTTATCGACCATCCAGTGAGGATTGAGGGAAATATGCCACCCGGCGAAACCTTTAAACGATGTATTGTAGGTATGGTCGGCCTCTGGGATATTTATCAGGATCACTGCAAATTGGGGGATGTTATACAGAAGGTCCAAGCAGATGTGGACAAGAAATTAGTGGACCATTTGAAGGGGCAGTATAGGGCAAACTTGAATATGTGCAGAAGCATCACTCCGGAAGGTTTAACCATTGGTAGAACAGTTCTTGGTGATAGAATTAAGCAGTGGGCACGGCACGATAGAGGAGAAGCGGAGGAGCACAACACAGTGGGGAAATTAGTAGGAAGGCAGAGCCGGGCCAACAGGTGGGTCGGTGGAGCACTGTATCTCGGTGAAGCAATGTGTCCCAAGGAGGAGGACGCAAGGAGGGAAGCAAGGGAAGACAATATGAAAGTTATGGCGCAATTTATCAGTCTACCCAGCACAACCCAGGACGGAGGAAACAGTAGTAAACACAGTGTGTTGGACGTCCTAATGAACGACAACATTAGAATACCAGACAGCACATTGGAAAATGTACTTCCAGGAATAATGGACACTACTACTGGTAAAGTGGACCTTGACAAACTGAACAAGGCAATAGAAAAGATAGAGAAGGATGCCGGAACAGCATtaa AGGGTGGTCAATGTAAGGACATAGAGGGTTTATGTGGTCGCGCACAGTGTGCAGGAAATCAGTGGTTCAAAGATAGGGGGAAAGACGGAACGGTGGATAAAGAGAAG AATtataggaaaataaatattggttgtataagaaggaagttctcaaaggaaggaatgtaa
- a CDS encoding KIR protein, whose amino-acid sequence MEKLGVASVGLPTDVIYRMLEGGMWCQAVQGERHDCCQQMGGNVGAVLEEYLERGKKENLAEIIEQNYCVACATKGDGDTDGTNYYDPCEFFYYWLGDQIKDKLKNVHDFKNVMGAIYDKLLGGKCKEKFNELYEDVSEIVFPESKILFDYNYDYNYLNSKKGSNEESLCEELNGKLGGAQGAHDWLCQKCETPMDKYCKEFIGDYGTVDQCKARKPQALPELKCTARPQESALLLQQGHQEDILDKWLPSKIAYHKLEKGKKGKCEGRDSSYTQGIRNSENTNTDMEGYAEEFAEHWCYVPNERKEHQSDDSPCYYLYYYLGDMIRNNSDLNNSSFRSIMSTVREELQKLDVQPPCKIVPSNIGKTYFDSEKKVYDYHLDHNTIQGKFQSVDSSCSPELNEYLSSAATAYGIMNEYCPKNDESTEYCTKFRDEYSKHNLGVELISKCTSAQELKEALSGKAVNADSKFDLIKEKVTVDAEAGVDSTADSVTTGVISGGIATIGIPTIGFFLYKYTDVFDGIKKSLFGGSNNTGGRSRGRRSTVRHNQHFDDTFTGNDSSTLGDGSTTLGGGGGGSSTLGGSSTDVSTIYNDDDGGRRRRPSTGRRERAGTNNRRPGNIRYYAT is encoded by the exons atggaaaaactg gGGGTAGCTTCCGTTGGATTACCGACGGACGTAATTTATAGAATGTTGGAAGGAGGCATGTGGTGTCAGGCAGTGCAAGGGGAAAGGCATGATTGCTGCCAGCAGATGGGGGGTAATGTGGGGGCGGTCTTGGAAGAGTACTTGGAGCGTGGTAAGAAGGAGAATTTGGCCGAGATAATTGAGCAGAACTATTGTGTCGCATGTGCAACGAAGGGAGACGGTGACACGGACGGAACGAATTACTACGATCCTTGTGAATTTTTCTATTATTGGTTAGGTGATCAAATAAAAGACAAATTAAAGAATGTACATGACTTTAAGAACGTTATGGGGGCAATTTACGATAAGTTACTGGGGGGAAAATGCAAAGAGAAGTTCAATGAATTGTACGAAGATGTAAGCGAGATTGTTTTCCCGGAGAGTAAAATACTATTCGACTATAATTATGACTATAATTACTTGAAtagtaaaaaagggagtaaTGAAGAATCCTTGTGTGAAGAATTAAATGGGAAATTAGGTGGAGCTCAGGGTGCACATGATTGGTTATGTCAGAAGTGTGAAACTCCCATGGATAAGTATTGTAAGGAATTCATAGGGGATTATGGGACAGTTGATCAGTGTAAGGCCAGGAAACCGCAGGCATTGCCAGAATTGAAATGCACTGCGCGGCCGCAGGAATCTGCATTACTGTTACAACAGGGACATCAG gAGGATATTTTAGACAAGTGGTTACCTTCAAAAATAGCGTACCATAAACtcgagaaaggaaagaagggtaAATGTGAGGGCAGGGACAGTAGTTACACTCAAGGAATAAGGAACTCAGAGAATACAAATACCGATATGGAGGGATACGCTGAAGAATTTGCGGAACATTGGTGTTACGTACcgaatgaaaggaaagaacatcAATCAGATGATTCACCCTGCTACTATTTATACTATTACTTGGGGGATATGATACGTAACAATAGCGATTTGAACAATTCCTCATTCAGGAGCATTATGAGTACTGTGCGCGAAGAATTACAGAAGTTAGATGTTCAACCTCCTTGTAAAATTGTGCCCAGTAACATTGGCAAGACCTATTTTGATTCGGAAAAGAAAGTGTATGACTATCACCTAGACCATAACACTATACAGGGGAAATTCCAGAGTGTAGATTCTTCTTGCAGTCCAGAATTGAACGAATACCTGAGTAGCGCTGCAACAGCATACGGCATTATGAATGAGTACTGtccaaaaaatgatgaaagcACTGAGTACTGTACCAAATTTAGGGACGAGTACAGTAAGCACAATCTTGGAGTAGAATTAATATCAAAGTGTACATCAGCGCAGGAGTTGAAGGAAGCATTAAGTGGAAAAGCTGTAAATGCGGATTCCAAATTTGACCtaataaaagagaaagttACAGTGGATGCGGAAGCAGGAGTTGATTCTACCGCCGATTCTGTCACAACTGGTGTCATATCGGGTGGAATTGCCACCATAGGAATACCAACCATCggtttctttttatacaaa tatactgatgtatttgatggaataaaaaaatccctcTTTGGTGGTAGTAATAATACAGGAGGAAGGAGTAGGGGAAGAAGATCTACTGTTCGACACAATCAACACTTTGACGACACATTCACAGGGAATGATTCTTCTACACTAGGAGATGGTTCCACCACCCTGGGTGGTGGTGGGGGTGGTTCGTCCACCTTAGGTGGTAGCTCCACCGATGTTTCTACCATctataatgatgatgatggaggACGACGACGTCGACCATCAACcggaagaagggaaagggccGGAACAAATAATAGAAGACCAGGGAACATACGTTACTATGCTACGTAA